TGTAATCGAATTTATGAGTCGCCTTCCTATGCTCAATCCTTTGATAGATGGGGCTAGGCTTCGGCAATGCAGAATACTACGCACTACGGTAGGGAAGCACTCAAAATTTGTGATTGGTTACCGAAAAGGAGGTACAAAACATGAAAGCATTGGCGCTTATAGCGGGCTTCCTTTTGTTCCTGATGCCATCCCTAGTCAGCGGGAAACAGCGTCGTGGATTGGATCTAATCCTCTATCTGCCCTTCGACGGAGCCCAAGGAAAGACGGCTAAAGACCTATCTCGATTTAGAAATCACGCGAAGTTGGAAGGCAAAGTAGACTGGCGCGAAGGAAAATTTGGAAAAGCTCTCTATTTTTGTAGAGAATTGGTTTGCGGTCGCGAACCCGGGCTTGTCCGAACCCCACAGCACGAAAGATTTGCCTTTGAGAAGGGAGAGGAGATCACACTCATGGCGTGGATTTATGTCGATCCCGCGAATGTCGGAGGCAAACTCGTCGGGGCACGCGCGATTATCTACAACCGCCCTCGAGACACGCAAGCGAATTACGGACTTCGGATGGATCGTGTGGATCCATCTTTTTTTTATCGAGACAATGAAGATGTGGACTTTCATCGTGTTACAGGGATATGGGATGCAATACCGCTAGATAAATGGGTGCATATCGCTGCGACCAGTACTTTTGGGAATCCTGATGCGATGAAAATCTACCTCGATGGGAAACCACAACGTACCAACATGAAGGGAGGCACCAAACCTGATGATTGGTCCCTAGGCGACGGGACGAAACCGCCCATGGTAACCGAAGGTCCCGTGACGATTGGCGGCTATGGAAAATTTCTCGACCCATTCCAAGGTCTCATTGATGAGGTGATGATCTGGAAGGGAACCTTCACCGAGGAAGAAATCCAAGAAATTATGCTGGCACCGGGATCAGAGTTTCTCGGTGTCGAACCCCGTGA
The sequence above is drawn from the Candidatus Poribacteria bacterium genome and encodes:
- a CDS encoding LamG domain-containing protein, encoding MKALALIAGFLLFLMPSLVSGKQRRGLDLILYLPFDGAQGKTAKDLSRFRNHAKLEGKVDWREGKFGKALYFCRELVCGREPGLVRTPQHERFAFEKGEEITLMAWIYVDPANVGGKLVGARAIIYNRPRDTQANYGLRMDRVDPSFFYRDNEDVDFHRVTGIWDAIPLDKWVHIAATSTFGNPDAMKIYLDGKPQRTNMKGGTKPDDWSLGDGTKPPMVTEGPVTIGGYGKFLDPFQGLIDEVMIWKGTFTEEEIQEIMLAPGSEFLGVEPRDRLATTWATLKQSP